From the Nodularia sphaerocarpa UHCC 0038 genome, the window AAAATGAGCAACTTCAGCTGCACTACAACTCATTTCTACCTGAAAGTTGTATATTGGCAGTTCTTGGATTACTGAGTCTAAACACAGATCGCGTTCCCCACCATGAGAGAATACTGGCGGCGAAATGAGGTTGTTAAATTCTTGTGGCACTGGTGACTCTAATATTTACAAAAGCCGGCAACTAATAAGCTAATATTTTAGTCTTTCCTAGTCTCGGCTCCATTGGGAGATAGTGGACAAAACAAACAGGTTGATGATTGACAACATTGGATGAATCGTAGCAGAATTTGCCAACATTAGAGAATTTAGCAATCAACAGCCATCCTTGAATGTTTAAAGACTATGAACACTTTATGAAATTTAGGGGAAGATCACATCTTGATTCACTAGTTTACAGTAAGTATAAACATCAAGTCATCAAACATCATGCAGCTAGATGCTTATTTGCCCAAACCCGGAACCCTTTCGGTAATGAGACAATCGTCAAATCAGTCAGCGTCAGTAAATGCACATAATTAAACATCGCTATGGAGAACGAGCTAGCGTTGATCATCGCTTCAGCGTAACTAGAAAGAAAACGGGTTCTTCCTGTTTAAATAAGGGTAAGTTACCCATAGATACTTTTGATCCCCATTCCGATAGAATGGCTAGGCATAACCTAAAAACTTTAAACCGCTTTTGACTGCGATACCCATGAATCAACTGAACAATGGTTTCACTATATTTCTGAGTTTGCTAGTCGAGGCGATGCCGTTTTTGCTATTTGGGGTTTTATTCTCCAGTGTGCTGCTGATTTTTATCGATGAGCGGCAATTAGTCACCAGAATGCCCAGAAATCCGGTATTGGGTGCTTTAGCAGGTAGTCTCATCGGCTTTATGTTTCCGGTGTGTGAGTGCGGTAATGTCCCGGTAGCAAGGCGGTTGCTGATGCAGGGAGTACCCACACCCGTGGCTATTGGTTTTTTGCTAGCAGCACCAACGATTAACCCCATTGTCATTTGGGCAACTTGGGTAGCCTTTCGAGATCAGCCAGAAATAGTAGTTTTACGAGTAGTATTTTCTCTGCTAATTGCCGTAATTATTGGCATTGTTTTCAGTTTTCAGAAAGATGTAACTGCTCTTGTACAACCTGCGATCGCCCGTTATCTCAAATTTAACCCACCAGCCCAGCCAGAAACTAAACGCCGTGGTCGAGGTGACGCTGCACAACCAGAAACAAAAGTACCCAGTGTATTGAAATCGGGGACTTATATTTTAGGAGGAAAACCCGGATTAACTCAACGCTTAGATCCGAACTTATTACAGGCTACAACCCCAGATGCTAGCCCCAGTAAATCAGTTGCAGATAAACTACGCCTGGTTTTGGATAATGTCATGCAGGAATTGCGGGAACTAGGCGGCGTAATGATTTTAGGTAGTGCGATCGCAGCTTCTGTGCAAGTATTTGCTCCCCGTGAATTAATCCTCAGTTTGGGTGCGGGACATATTACTTCCATTGTCGTCATGCTGATCTTAGCCGCAGTTGTATCAGTCTGTTCCACCGTGGACTCATTTTTTGCTCTGTCATTTGCCTCGGCTTTTAGTAGTGGTTCCCTGTTAGCATTTTTAGTATTTGGACCGATGGTTGACATCAAAAGTGTGGGATTGATGTTAACAGTCTTTAATGGCAAGACTATATTTTACTTATTTGCTTTAGCAGCACAGTTGACATTTTTGTTCACACTTTTCCTCAACTTGTATGTGCTTTGAAATTTGTGCTTTATTAACTTGTCAGTAGATGATTTATTCTTCTCCACTTACTACTGACTAATTACTTGTAACCAATGGCTAGAAAAACCAAAATTCCCCTGAAAAATATCTTATTCCCGTGGCTGGATGCCTTAGCCGTGACAACTTGGGGCATTTTGATGCTGCAATACTGGATATCAGGCAAATTATATTTGTTGATTCATCCCAATTTCTTTGGCTTAGTCATCGGATGTGGTATCGCCTTTCTGATAATTGGTTCGTTGAAAATGCGAGAACTTTGGCAGCAACGTCGCCGGGTGAATACATCTAACCTTCAGCATATTAATTTATTTCCCCCTGGCTGGGGTAGTGCCTTGTTATTGACTGTGGCGATTTTGGGTTTAATGATTACACCCCGCGTTTTTGCTAGTGACACTGCTATGCAGCTGGGTGTGACTGATTTACTATCCACCGCACGCACTCAACCCCAATCTTTTCGTCCTTCGACTCGCCCAGAAGAGCGCTCTCTGGTGGATTGGGCGCGCACACTTAACGTCTACCCAGAACCAGACTCTTATATAGGACAAGATGCTAAAGTTCAGGGATTTGTCATTCACCCACCAGACATCGGAGAAGAGTATATTTTCTTAGCGCGATTTGTGCTGACTTGTTGTGCAGCAGATGCTTATCCTGTAGGATTGCCAGTTAAACTACCAGAAAATCAAAAGCGCTATCCTCCTGACACTTGGCTGGAAGTAGAAGGAAAAATGATCACAGAAACTCTCGCAGGTAAACGCAACTTGACGATAGCGGCTACCTCCATTAAAGAAATTCCCCAACCCCGAAATCCTTATAGTTATTAATAACTATTCTCTGACAACTGACAACTGATAACTGATAACTGAAAAATGGCTACATCCAAAATATTAATCGAACCAATAGATCGCGTGGCGATCGCAATGATGCTGCTACTAACTCTGTTAATTGGATTCATGATATTGAAAGGTGATGTGGTGGCGGCTCATGTCCGGGAATTTACCTGGGAAAATCAACAAATCGGCGCAGAAGATATTTCCTTCACCCTCAACTTTAGTCGCCCAATGGACATTAAAAGCGTAGAGGAGAACTTGAAAATTGAGCCGCCTCTAGCAGGTAAAATCAGTTGGGCTGGGCGACGGATGGTTTATACACTGCTCACACCAGCACCCTATGGAACCAATTATCAAGTGCGGTTACAAGACGCGAGAGATCGGTTTGCGGAACAAGAAGGGAAAAATCGAGTTATACAGCCGTTTACAGGTAACTTTAGCTCCCGCGATCGCGTCATTATGTACATAGGAGCCGATGCCGAAAATCAAGGTCAGTTAGTTCTCTACAACTTAACCAAAGAGCAAAAAAATATAGTTACCCCCAAAGACCTGATTGTAATGGACTTTAAGCCATTTCCAGATGGGGAAAAGATTTTATTTTCGGCTCGCACTTCCAATAACCAAGATTTGCTCTCAGCGCAGCTATACACAGTCACTACAGGTATTTCCACACAACCTGAAACCCCAGCAGAACCAGCAGGGAGAGTTGACCTGGTTTTAGATAATCAGCAATATCAAAACTTGAAATTTGACTTATCCCCTGATGGGAAAACAATTGTTGTGCAGCGAGGAAACAGAAAAGATCCCAGCGATTTTGGGTTATGGTTTATGCCCACTAGCAAGACCAGAGAAAAACCCACCCCTCAACGCCTAGAAAGCCAGCCAGGGGGAGACTTTATGATCACTCCCGATAGTAAAGCCGTAGCAGTTGCCCAAGGTCAAGGAGCGGCTATTCTACCACTACAAGCTGATGCTAGCAAACCTCTCGATTTTCTCCCCCAATTTGGTTTAGTGCAGTCTTTCTCCAAAGACGGTTCCCAAGCAGCAATGGTAAAGTTTAATACTGATTACACAAGGGATTTGTTTTTGGTCACCAACCAAGGCATTCAGAAACCTTTGTTAAAAACCACAGGCTCTATTCTCAACTGTCAATTTGATCCGGCTTCACCTACTCTCTACTGCTTGCTGACACAGCTGATATCCAATGAAGAATTTGTAGAACAGCCTTATTTAGTGGCAATTGACCTGAAAACCGGAGAACAAAAACCACTGTTGTTACTACCAATTGAACAGAGGAATGTGCAAATGAGTTTAGCACCGGATGGTCTGGGCTTGCTCTTTGATCAAGTGATGCCACAAATAGATCCCGTACCATTATCTGCAAACGTACTCAAGACCGAAGATGGAGAGGCGATCGCTACTAGTAGCCTGTGGTTAATGCCTTTGTTACCCATTGATGATGCTGCTAAAACCACAATCAAACCAGAAAAACTACCTTTAGTGGGATTTCATCCCCGTTGGTTGCCCTGAGCAATTATACTGAAATCATAAACGTCAGTAAAAGTCAAGCAGGTTAAGACCCT encodes:
- a CDS encoding Ig-like domain-containing protein; translation: MATSKILIEPIDRVAIAMMLLLTLLIGFMILKGDVVAAHVREFTWENQQIGAEDISFTLNFSRPMDIKSVEENLKIEPPLAGKISWAGRRMVYTLLTPAPYGTNYQVRLQDARDRFAEQEGKNRVIQPFTGNFSSRDRVIMYIGADAENQGQLVLYNLTKEQKNIVTPKDLIVMDFKPFPDGEKILFSARTSNNQDLLSAQLYTVTTGISTQPETPAEPAGRVDLVLDNQQYQNLKFDLSPDGKTIVVQRGNRKDPSDFGLWFMPTSKTREKPTPQRLESQPGGDFMITPDSKAVAVAQGQGAAILPLQADASKPLDFLPQFGLVQSFSKDGSQAAMVKFNTDYTRDLFLVTNQGIQKPLLKTTGSILNCQFDPASPTLYCLLTQLISNEEFVEQPYLVAIDLKTGEQKPLLLLPIEQRNVQMSLAPDGLGLLFDQVMPQIDPVPLSANVLKTEDGEAIATSSLWLMPLLPIDDAAKTTIKPEKLPLVGFHPRWLP
- a CDS encoding permease, translating into MNQLNNGFTIFLSLLVEAMPFLLFGVLFSSVLLIFIDERQLVTRMPRNPVLGALAGSLIGFMFPVCECGNVPVARRLLMQGVPTPVAIGFLLAAPTINPIVIWATWVAFRDQPEIVVLRVVFSLLIAVIIGIVFSFQKDVTALVQPAIARYLKFNPPAQPETKRRGRGDAAQPETKVPSVLKSGTYILGGKPGLTQRLDPNLLQATTPDASPSKSVADKLRLVLDNVMQELRELGGVMILGSAIAASVQVFAPRELILSLGAGHITSIVVMLILAAVVSVCSTVDSFFALSFASAFSSGSLLAFLVFGPMVDIKSVGLMLTVFNGKTIFYLFALAAQLTFLFTLFLNLYVL
- a CDS encoding TIGR03943 family putative permease subunit, encoding MARKTKIPLKNILFPWLDALAVTTWGILMLQYWISGKLYLLIHPNFFGLVIGCGIAFLIIGSLKMRELWQQRRRVNTSNLQHINLFPPGWGSALLLTVAILGLMITPRVFASDTAMQLGVTDLLSTARTQPQSFRPSTRPEERSLVDWARTLNVYPEPDSYIGQDAKVQGFVIHPPDIGEEYIFLARFVLTCCAADAYPVGLPVKLPENQKRYPPDTWLEVEGKMITETLAGKRNLTIAATSIKEIPQPRNPYSY